The following coding sequences lie in one Pseudomonas monsensis genomic window:
- a CDS encoding YciI family protein, translated as MLYAIIATDVANSLEARLAARPAHLERLQALKGEGRIVLAGPHPAVDSNDPGAAGFTGSLIVAEFDSLSAAQAWADADPYIAAGVYANVIVKPFKQVLP; from the coding sequence ATGCTCTACGCCATCATTGCCACCGACGTCGCCAACTCGCTGGAAGCCCGCCTGGCCGCGCGCCCTGCGCACCTGGAACGCCTGCAAGCGCTCAAGGGCGAAGGCCGCATCGTATTGGCCGGCCCGCACCCGGCGGTCGACAGCAATGATCCGGGCGCAGCGGGTTTCACCGGCAGCCTGATCGTCGCCGAGTTCGATTCGCTGAGCGCCGCGCAAGCGTGGGCCGATGCCGATCCGTACATCGCTGCTGGCGTGTATGCCAATGTGATCGTCAAACCGTTCAAGCAAGTCCTCCCGTAA
- a CDS encoding septation protein A: MKQFIDFIPLLLFFIVYKLDPRVVDIAGHEVTVGGIYSATAMLIISSLVVYGALFIKQRKLEKSQWLTLIACLVFGSLTLAFHSETFLKWKAPVVNWLFAVAFIGSHFIGDRLLIKRIMGHALTLPDPVWTRLNIAWIGFFLFCGAANLFVAFTFQSIWVDFKVFGSLGMTVLFLVAQGIYLSRHLHDADTTTPKTED, from the coding sequence GTGAAACAATTCATCGATTTCATCCCGCTTCTGCTGTTCTTCATCGTTTACAAACTTGATCCACGGGTCGTCGACATCGCTGGCCATGAAGTGACTGTAGGCGGTATTTACAGCGCCACCGCGATGCTGATCATCAGCTCCCTCGTGGTGTACGGTGCGTTGTTCATCAAACAGCGCAAGCTGGAAAAGAGCCAATGGCTGACCCTGATCGCCTGCCTGGTGTTCGGCAGCCTGACGCTGGCCTTCCACAGTGAGACCTTCCTCAAGTGGAAAGCGCCGGTGGTCAACTGGCTGTTCGCCGTGGCCTTCATCGGCAGCCACTTCATCGGTGACCGCCTGCTGATCAAACGCATCATGGGCCACGCACTGACCCTGCCGGATCCGGTCTGGACCCGCCTGAACATCGCCTGGATCGGCTTTTTCCTGTTTTGCGGGGCCGCCAACCTGTTCGTCGCCTTCACCTTCCAGAGCATCTGGGTGGACTTCAAGGTGTTCGGCAGCCTGGGCATGACCGTGCTGTTCCTGGTCGCTCAGGGCATCTACCTGTCTCGTCACCTGCACGACGCCGATACCACAACACCAAAAACCGAGGACTGA
- a CDS encoding PHP domain-containing protein, which produces MNVDLHCHSTASDGALAPAVLVARAFENGVRVLALTDHDTLEGLAEARAAADELGMQLVNGVELSCTWGGATIHVLGYGFDVNAAPLVEAIAKLHDGRWLRSEEISRKLALKGMPGALDGARQIQLELGDSGNAPARPHFADWMVREGFVKDRAEAFRKWLGAGKLGDVKLHWPTLEDTVDTLRAANAWVSLAHPWHYDFTRSKRRKLIADYIQAGGHAIEVVNGFQPAEQVGSLAILAREFGLLVSAGSDFHGPGGWSEIGQYRPVPEDLPPLWCRFKHDTVIAAV; this is translated from the coding sequence GTGAATGTTGATTTGCACTGCCATAGCACGGCCTCCGATGGCGCCCTGGCGCCTGCGGTTCTGGTTGCGCGTGCGTTCGAAAACGGCGTGCGAGTCCTGGCGTTGACCGACCACGACACCCTTGAAGGCCTCGCCGAAGCGCGCGCGGCCGCCGATGAATTGGGCATGCAACTGGTCAACGGCGTCGAATTGTCCTGCACCTGGGGCGGCGCGACCATTCACGTGCTGGGCTACGGTTTCGACGTCAACGCCGCGCCGTTGGTCGAGGCAATTGCCAAATTGCACGATGGCCGCTGGCTGCGGTCGGAAGAAATAAGCCGCAAGCTCGCGCTCAAGGGCATGCCCGGCGCCCTCGATGGCGCCCGGCAGATTCAGCTGGAACTGGGCGATAGCGGCAATGCGCCGGCCCGTCCGCATTTCGCTGACTGGATGGTACGTGAAGGTTTTGTAAAGGATCGCGCCGAAGCCTTTCGCAAGTGGCTCGGCGCTGGCAAGTTGGGCGACGTCAAGTTGCACTGGCCGACACTGGAAGACACTGTCGACACGTTGCGCGCCGCCAATGCGTGGGTCAGCCTGGCGCATCCGTGGCACTACGATTTCACCCGCAGCAAGCGCCGAAAGCTGATTGCCGACTATATTCAAGCGGGCGGGCACGCGATTGAAGTGGTCAATGGCTTTCAGCCCGCAGAACAGGTGGGCAGCCTGGCGATCCTTGCCCGTGAGTTCGGTCTGCTGGTCAGCGCCGGCAGTGATTTCCATGGCCCTGGAGGCTGGTCCGAGATCGGCCAGTACCGGCCGGTTCCCGAGGACCTTCCACCCCTGTGGTGTCGGTTCAAACATGACACAGTTATTGCCGCCGTCTGA
- a CDS encoding L-threonylcarbamoyladenylate synthase, translated as MSQFFQIHPENPQARLIKQAVEIIRKGGVVIYPTDSSYAIGCQIGDKTAIERVRRLRQLDEKHNFALICSDLSQLGNYAKIDTGTFRILKAHLPGPYTFILNATREVPRLLLHPKKRTIGLRVPSHPIALALLAELGEPLMSVTLIMPGDEDPLSDPYEMRQLLEHQVDLIIDGGFGGIKASTVIDLTGDDPEVIRVGCGDPAPFMVEA; from the coding sequence GTGAGTCAATTTTTCCAGATTCATCCGGAAAACCCGCAAGCGCGCCTGATCAAACAGGCGGTCGAGATCATCCGTAAGGGCGGGGTGGTGATTTACCCTACCGACTCTTCCTACGCCATTGGTTGCCAGATCGGCGACAAGACCGCCATCGAGCGGGTTCGGCGCCTGCGTCAGCTGGATGAAAAGCACAACTTCGCGCTGATCTGCAGCGACCTGTCGCAACTGGGCAATTACGCCAAGATCGACACCGGCACGTTCCGCATACTAAAGGCGCATTTGCCGGGGCCTTACACCTTTATTCTCAACGCTACCCGCGAAGTGCCTCGGCTGCTCCTGCATCCGAAGAAGCGCACCATCGGCCTGCGCGTGCCCAGCCATCCAATCGCCCTGGCGCTGTTGGCCGAACTCGGCGAGCCGCTGATGAGCGTGACCCTGATCATGCCCGGCGACGAAGACCCGCTGAGCGATCCCTATGAAATGCGTCAATTGCTTGAACACCAGGTGGACCTGATCATCGACGGCGGTTTCGGCGGGATCAAGGCGTCCACGGTGATCGACCTGACCGGCGACGATCCGGAAGTGATCCGCGTCGGTTGCGGCGACCCCGCGCCGTTCATGGTCGAAGCCTGA
- a CDS encoding segregation and condensation protein A: protein MEVFLEAFEGPLDLLLYLIRKQNINILDIPVAEITRQYMGYVELMQSVRLELAAEYLVMAAMLAEIKSRMLLPRAETVEDEEDDPRAELIRRLQEYERFKAAAEGIDGLSRVGRDVIVPKLDAPEARARKLLPDVALEEILMCMAEVLRRGDMFESHQVSREALSTRERMSDVLERLKGGGFVPFVELFTAEEGRLGVVVTFMAILELVKESLVELVQNEPFAAIHVRARAE, encoded by the coding sequence CTGGAAGTCTTTCTCGAAGCCTTCGAAGGTCCGCTCGACCTGCTGCTGTACCTGATCCGCAAACAGAACATCAACATTCTCGACATCCCGGTGGCGGAAATCACCCGCCAGTACATGGGCTATGTCGAGTTGATGCAGTCGGTGCGTCTGGAGCTGGCCGCCGAGTACCTGGTGATGGCCGCGATGCTCGCCGAGATCAAGTCGCGCATGCTGCTGCCTCGGGCTGAAACCGTCGAAGACGAAGAAGACGACCCGCGTGCCGAACTGATCCGCCGCTTGCAGGAATACGAACGCTTCAAGGCCGCCGCCGAAGGCATCGACGGCTTGAGCCGGGTCGGCCGCGATGTGATCGTGCCCAAGCTCGACGCCCCGGAAGCCCGGGCGCGCAAGCTGTTGCCGGATGTCGCACTGGAAGAGATTTTGATGTGCATGGCCGAGGTGCTGCGCCGTGGCGATATGTTTGAAAGCCACCAGGTCAGCCGCGAGGCACTGTCCACCCGCGAGCGCATGAGCGATGTGCTGGAACGGCTCAAGGGCGGCGGTTTCGTGCCGTTCGTCGAGCTGTTCACCGCCGAAGAAGGCAGGTTGGGAGTGGTGGTGACCTTTATGGCGATCCTTGAACTGGTCAAGGAATCTTTGGTCGAGCTGGTGCAGAATGAGCCGTTCGCCGCGATCCACGTGCGAGCCCGAGCCGAATAA
- the scpB gene encoding SMC-Scp complex subunit ScpB, producing MNLTEPRELAPLLEAFLLASGKPQSLERLFELFEEGERPEPAVFKKALTLLGKSCEGRAFELKEVSSGYRLQIREKFSPWVGRLWEERPQRYSRALLETIALIAYRQPITRGEIEDVRGVAVNSNIVKTLLEREWIRVVGYRDVPGKPAMFATTKAFLDHFNLKNLEDLPPLAELREMETDPVLDFDDAPVPQGLQELADASAEPEEEKEETSFHTLLLELDSMEEGIKTDFDDLLRDAADGETSTPDAVTQIEPEPETAIAEPAIEVEREAEPEAEPEEDILGVAEAREKLLAAVAALEQPAPAPEPELSEEEAEARALAEAIEAERREFDD from the coding sequence ATGAACCTGACTGAACCCCGCGAGCTGGCGCCCCTGCTTGAAGCCTTTCTGTTGGCCTCGGGAAAGCCGCAATCCCTCGAGCGCCTGTTTGAACTGTTCGAAGAAGGCGAACGCCCCGAACCTGCGGTTTTCAAGAAAGCCCTGACCCTGTTGGGCAAGTCTTGCGAAGGCCGCGCCTTCGAGCTCAAGGAAGTCTCCTCCGGCTATCGTCTGCAGATCCGCGAGAAGTTTTCGCCGTGGGTTGGCCGCTTGTGGGAAGAGCGCCCGCAGCGTTATTCCCGTGCCTTGCTGGAAACCATTGCGCTGATCGCCTATCGCCAGCCGATCACCCGTGGCGAGATCGAAGACGTGCGTGGCGTGGCGGTGAACAGCAACATCGTCAAGACCCTGCTGGAGCGCGAGTGGATCCGCGTCGTCGGTTACCGCGACGTGCCGGGCAAGCCGGCGATGTTCGCCACCACCAAGGCCTTTCTCGATCACTTCAACCTGAAGAACCTCGAAGACCTGCCGCCATTGGCCGAATTGCGCGAGATGGAAACCGATCCGGTGCTCGATTTCGACGACGCGCCGGTACCGCAAGGCTTGCAGGAACTGGCCGACGCCAGCGCCGAGCCGGAGGAGGAGAAGGAGGAGACCAGCTTCCATACGCTGTTGCTGGAGCTGGACAGCATGGAGGAGGGGATCAAGACCGATTTCGACGACTTGCTGCGCGACGCGGCGGACGGTGAGACGTCGACGCCCGATGCAGTGACTCAGATCGAGCCTGAGCCTGAAACCGCGATCGCCGAACCGGCCATTGAAGTTGAACGTGAAGCCGAGCCAGAAGCCGAACCGGAGGAAGACATCCTCGGCGTCGCCGAAGCACGGGAAAAACTGTTGGCAGCCGTCGCCGCCCTTGAGCAACCCGCGCCAGCGCCAGAACCCGAATTGAGCGAAGAAGAAGCCGAAGCCCGCGCCCTGGCCGAAGCCATCGAAGCCGAGCGCCGCGAATTCGACGACTGA
- a CDS encoding DUF1289 domain-containing protein — protein sequence MSSAKDPCISLCKFSDDICLGCGRSKREIKAWKKLDKDDKRTVLAEAALRLIKLGGAGRRKKK from the coding sequence ATGAGTTCGGCAAAAGACCCGTGCATCAGCCTCTGCAAGTTCTCCGACGACATCTGCCTCGGCTGCGGCCGCAGCAAGCGCGAAATCAAAGCCTGGAAGAAACTCGACAAGGATGACAAGCGCACAGTGCTGGCTGAAGCCGCGTTGCGTCTGATCAAACTCGGTGGCGCCGGTCGGCGGAAAAAGAAATAA
- the rluB gene encoding 23S rRNA pseudouridine(2605) synthase RluB produces MSDINQKDDQEIGPAGEKLQKVLARIGVGSRRDVEAWISQGRIKVNGKDATLGLRVDMHDAITIDGKVIKREEAAESVRRVIMYNKPDGEICTRDDPEGRPTVFDKLPRPKEGRWINIGRLDINTTGLLMFTTDGELANRLMHPSYEMDREYAVRVRGEVDDEMIERLKAGVVLEDGPAKFTDIKQAPGGEGFNHWYHCVVMEGRNREVRRLWESQGLVVSRLKRVRFGPVFLNSDLPMGRWREMSQYEVDILSAEVGLTPVAMPQLNAKSKDKLERMQRKSSRPMAKTERVRTLRPAAGAPTGPRPSREPQIEGERPGRKPAARPDGERAPRGRTERGEGRAPAGRGTPVADRPADTTNKRPAKPAPKRPGIKLVDGDKPSGNRRGAPSGSGQRPGFGRKKPE; encoded by the coding sequence ATGAGTGACATCAATCAGAAAGACGACCAGGAAATCGGCCCAGCAGGCGAAAAGCTGCAGAAAGTCCTCGCCCGTATCGGCGTCGGCTCGCGCCGTGACGTTGAAGCCTGGATCAGCCAGGGCCGGATCAAGGTCAATGGCAAAGACGCCACCCTCGGCCTGCGCGTTGACATGCACGACGCCATCACCATTGATGGCAAGGTCATCAAGCGCGAAGAGGCGGCCGAATCGGTGCGCCGCGTGATCATGTACAACAAGCCCGATGGCGAGATCTGCACCCGTGACGACCCGGAAGGCCGTCCGACCGTGTTCGACAAGCTGCCGCGTCCGAAAGAGGGGCGCTGGATCAACATCGGTCGTCTCGACATCAACACCACCGGTCTGCTGATGTTCACCACCGACGGTGAACTGGCCAACCGTTTGATGCACCCGTCCTACGAGATGGACCGTGAGTACGCCGTGCGTGTACGCGGTGAAGTCGACGACGAAATGATCGAACGCCTGAAGGCCGGCGTCGTGCTGGAAGACGGCCCGGCCAAGTTCACCGACATCAAGCAGGCGCCAGGTGGCGAAGGTTTCAACCACTGGTATCACTGCGTGGTGATGGAAGGTCGTAACCGTGAGGTTCGTCGTCTGTGGGAATCCCAAGGGCTGGTGGTCAGCCGTCTGAAGCGCGTGCGTTTCGGTCCGGTGTTCCTCAACTCCGACCTGCCGATGGGCCGCTGGCGCGAAATGAGTCAGTACGAAGTCGACATTCTCAGTGCTGAAGTCGGCCTGACGCCGGTAGCGATGCCGCAACTCAACGCCAAGAGCAAAGACAAGCTTGAGCGTATGCAGCGTAAATCGTCTCGACCAATGGCCAAGACCGAGCGCGTGCGCACGCTGCGTCCAGCCGCTGGCGCACCGACCGGCCCACGCCCAAGCCGCGAGCCGCAGATCGAAGGCGAGCGTCCGGGTCGCAAGCCTGCAGCGCGCCCGGATGGCGAGCGCGCGCCACGCGGTCGTACTGAGCGTGGCGAAGGTCGTGCACCGGCCGGTCGCGGTACGCCAGTGGCGGATCGTCCGGCGGACACCACCAATAAGCGTCCGGCCAAGCCAGCGCCGAAGCGTCCTGGTATCAAGCTGGTCGACGGTGACAAGCCATCGGGTAACCGTCGCGGTGCACCGAGTGGTTCGGGCCAGCGTCCGGGTTTTGGTCGCAAGAAACCTGAGTGA
- a CDS encoding leucyl aminopeptidase: protein MDKPRAISHFLYYLEHHPALAGLESAKVLLGHTADYEALTGAIAEQAGDHPRFTFSARRLDLESTATLTAAIADSDLYIFFYDSSTLPNPRPDGPEFVRALQGVMAENWKKSLLFKDYGDYFYDTFSITPQRIAGLNSHLIQRMSQATTLSFRDDHGSWFETPLSSIKKWTDINGVGNFDLAPGEIATHSEAINGHVKFKGTFLSTIPFARKYGVLESPLELWIENSTISRIATDVPGLEHDFNKYLDANPSNRRIEELGIGTNEGVKDLYARNAGFEERHCGLHLGLGGGAKGSHHLDLIFSGGVLALDDKPVFDGRFVF, encoded by the coding sequence ATGGATAAGCCCCGTGCGATCTCGCATTTCCTTTACTACCTCGAACATCACCCCGCCCTTGCCGGCCTGGAGTCGGCAAAGGTATTGCTCGGCCACACCGCCGATTACGAAGCCCTGACCGGCGCCATCGCCGAACAGGCCGGCGATCACCCGCGTTTCACCTTCAGCGCAAGGCGCCTGGATCTGGAAAGTACCGCAACGCTGACCGCAGCGATTGCCGATAGCGATCTGTACATTTTCTTCTACGACTCTTCCACCTTGCCCAACCCGCGTCCCGACGGCCCGGAGTTTGTCCGCGCGCTGCAAGGCGTGATGGCGGAAAACTGGAAGAAGTCGCTGCTGTTCAAGGATTACGGCGACTATTTCTACGACACCTTCAGCATCACCCCGCAGCGCATCGCCGGGCTCAACAGTCATCTGATCCAGCGCATGTCCCAGGCCACCACGCTGAGCTTCAGGGACGACCACGGCTCATGGTTCGAAACGCCGCTGAGCAGCATCAAGAAGTGGACCGACATCAACGGCGTCGGCAACTTCGACCTGGCCCCCGGCGAAATCGCCACCCACAGCGAAGCCATCAACGGCCATGTGAAATTCAAGGGCACCTTCCTCAGCACCATCCCCTTTGCGCGCAAGTACGGCGTACTGGAATCGCCACTGGAACTGTGGATCGAGAACTCGACCATCAGCCGCATCGCCACTGATGTGCCGGGGCTGGAGCATGATTTCAACAAATACCTGGACGCCAACCCGTCGAACCGGCGGATCGAGGAATTGGGGATCGGCACCAACGAAGGCGTGAAGGATCTGTATGCGCGCAATGCCGGGTTCGAGGAGCGGCACTGCGGGTTGCACCTGGGCCTCGGCGGTGGCGCCAAGGGTAGCCATCACCTGGACCTGATCTTCTCGGGTGGGGTGTTGGCGCTGGATGACAAGCCGGTGTTTGATGGGCGCTTCGTCTTTTAA
- a CDS encoding amino acid permease codes for MSGQPSQSGELKRGLKNRHIQLIALGGAIGTGLFLGSAGVLKSAGPSMILGYAICGFIAFMIMRQLGEMIVEEPVAGSFSHFAHKYWGGFAGFLSGWNCWILYILVGMSELTAVGKYIHYWAPEIPSWVTAAAFFVLINAINLANVKVFGEAEFWFAIIKVVAIVGMIALGSYLLVSGHGGPQASVSNLWSHGGFFPNGVSGLVMAMAIIMFSFGGLEMLGFTAAEADKPKTVIPKAINQVIYRILIFYIGALVILLSLTPWDSLLETLNASGDSYSGSPFVQVFSMLGSSTAAHILNFVVLTAALSVYNSGTYCNSRMLLGMAEQGDAPKGLAKIDKRGVPVRSILASAAVTLVAVLLNYLIPQHALELLMSLVVATLVINWAMISFSHFKFRQHMNKTKQTPLFKALWYPYGNYICLAFVAFILGVMLLIPGIQISVYAIPVWVVFMWVCYVIKNKRGAQQALHAAGAAK; via the coding sequence ATGAGTGGACAACCCTCGCAATCAGGCGAGCTGAAACGCGGCCTGAAAAATCGCCATATTCAACTGATCGCCCTCGGTGGCGCGATCGGTACCGGATTGTTCCTCGGCTCGGCCGGGGTGCTGAAATCCGCCGGCCCGTCGATGATCCTCGGCTACGCCATCTGCGGCTTCATCGCCTTCATGATCATGCGCCAGCTCGGCGAAATGATCGTCGAAGAGCCGGTGGCCGGTTCCTTCAGCCATTTCGCGCACAAGTACTGGGGCGGCTTCGCCGGCTTCCTGTCGGGCTGGAACTGCTGGATTCTGTATATCCTGGTGGGCATGTCGGAGCTGACCGCGGTCGGCAAATACATTCACTACTGGGCGCCGGAGATCCCGAGCTGGGTCACCGCAGCGGCGTTCTTCGTGCTGATCAATGCGATCAACCTGGCCAACGTCAAAGTCTTCGGTGAAGCCGAGTTCTGGTTCGCGATCATCAAGGTCGTGGCGATCGTCGGCATGATCGCCCTGGGCAGCTACCTGCTGGTCAGCGGTCATGGCGGCCCGCAGGCATCGGTGAGCAACCTGTGGTCGCACGGTGGTTTCTTCCCGAATGGCGTCAGCGGCCTGGTGATGGCCATGGCGATCATCATGTTCTCCTTTGGCGGTCTGGAAATGCTCGGTTTCACTGCCGCCGAAGCCGACAAGCCGAAAACCGTGATCCCGAAAGCGATCAATCAGGTGATCTACCGGATCCTGATTTTCTACATCGGTGCACTGGTGATCCTGCTGTCGCTGACCCCATGGGACAGCCTGCTGGAAACCCTCAACGCGTCCGGCGATTCGTATAGCGGTAGCCCGTTTGTGCAAGTGTTCTCGATGCTCGGCAGCAGCACCGCCGCACACATCCTCAACTTCGTGGTGTTGACCGCGGCCCTGTCGGTGTACAACAGCGGTACCTACTGCAACAGCCGCATGCTGCTGGGCATGGCCGAGCAGGGCGATGCGCCGAAAGGCCTGGCGAAGATCGACAAGCGCGGTGTGCCGGTGCGTTCGATCCTGGCGTCGGCGGCGGTGACACTGGTGGCTGTATTGCTCAACTACCTGATTCCGCAGCACGCACTGGAACTGCTGATGTCGCTGGTGGTAGCGACCCTGGTGATCAACTGGGCGATGATCAGCTTCTCGCACTTCAAGTTCCGCCAGCACATGAACAAGACGAAGCAGACGCCGCTGTTCAAGGCTCTGTGGTATCCGTATGGCAACTACATCTGCCTGGCGTTCGTCGCGTTCATTCTGGGCGTGATGCTGCTGATCCCGGGCATCCAGATCTCGGTGTACGCGATTCCGGTGTGGGTCGTGTTCATGTGGGTCTGCTACGTGATCAAGAACAAGCGCGGTGCGCAACAGGCGCTGCACGCAGCGGGTGCTGCCAAGTAA
- the glyA gene encoding serine hydroxymethyltransferase: protein MAVITEPLKNQADVLRRGLADLRAEDAELAAILDAEVTRQQHTLSLVSSSCAVQPRTLAASASVLVNVTAEGMPGKRHSAGCENVELVESLAIRRAREMFGAQYANVQPHSASNAVYQVLTALLEPGDTLLGMAVEHGGHLTHGSLAAFSGAYYKAIQYGTTSDGLIDYDKVRLLALAHRPRVILCGATAYSRVVDFKRFRDIADEAGAILLADMSHIAGLVATARHPSPINAAHVTVTCTHKQLAGPRGGLILSGADANTKIPGLRTTFSRLLEQAVYPRMQGAPAANMIAAKAAALGYAMSAEFDACMAQIRSTADEMAKAFQAKDYEVVGGCSENHTVLVRLRGGVTGAIAEAALGHCGIIVSKHRVPGDHRSALVTSGLRIGTGALAQRRVDVHGSRQIVDLIVRILNTVAPLGEQDYTLEPLLLAQFRSEVETLCRDYPVADYQ, encoded by the coding sequence ATGGCAGTCATTACTGAACCGCTCAAGAACCAGGCTGACGTGTTGCGTCGTGGCCTCGCGGATCTCCGCGCAGAAGATGCCGAACTGGCGGCCATTCTCGACGCTGAGGTGACGCGTCAACAGCACACCCTTTCATTGGTCTCCTCCTCCTGCGCAGTTCAGCCGCGAACCTTGGCGGCCTCTGCTTCCGTGCTGGTCAACGTGACCGCTGAAGGCATGCCCGGCAAGCGCCACAGCGCGGGGTGCGAGAACGTCGAACTGGTCGAGTCGCTGGCCATTCGCCGGGCGCGGGAAATGTTCGGCGCGCAATACGCCAACGTGCAGCCACACTCGGCGTCGAACGCTGTTTACCAAGTGCTCACAGCCTTGCTTGAGCCTGGCGATACCTTGCTGGGCATGGCGGTGGAACACGGTGGTCATCTGACGCATGGCAGCCTTGCCGCGTTTTCCGGCGCCTACTACAAGGCGATCCAGTACGGCACAACATCCGACGGCCTGATCGATTACGACAAGGTACGTCTGCTCGCACTCGCCCATCGCCCACGCGTCATCCTCTGCGGCGCCACCGCCTATTCGCGCGTGGTGGACTTCAAGCGGTTTCGCGACATTGCCGATGAAGCAGGCGCTATCCTGCTCGCCGATATGTCGCATATCGCCGGGCTCGTCGCTACCGCGCGCCATCCAAGCCCGATCAACGCCGCACACGTCACCGTCACGTGCACGCACAAGCAACTCGCCGGGCCTCGCGGTGGCCTGATCCTCAGCGGTGCTGATGCGAACACCAAGATTCCCGGCTTGCGGACCACCTTCAGTCGTCTCCTTGAGCAAGCCGTTTACCCGCGAATGCAGGGCGCGCCCGCCGCCAACATGATCGCTGCGAAGGCTGCCGCGCTGGGTTATGCAATGTCCGCAGAGTTCGATGCCTGCATGGCGCAGATCCGCAGTACGGCGGATGAAATGGCCAAAGCGTTTCAGGCCAAGGATTATGAGGTGGTTGGCGGCTGCAGTGAAAACCACACGGTGCTGGTTCGCTTGCGTGGCGGCGTTACGGGCGCCATCGCGGAGGCGGCGCTGGGGCACTGCGGGATCATCGTCAGCAAACATCGCGTCCCCGGCGATCACCGCTCGGCACTCGTTACCAGCGGGCTGCGCATCGGCACGGGCGCTCTGGCGCAACGCCGGGTCGATGTCCACGGCAGCCGCCAGATCGTCGATTTGATCGTCCGGATTCTGAATACCGTCGCGCCGCTCGGTGAGCAGGACTACACACTGGAACCCCTGCTCCTTGCGCAGTTTCGTTCAGAGGTCGAAACCTTGTGCAGGGACTATCCTGTCGCCGACTACCAATAG
- a CDS encoding helix-turn-helix transcriptional regulator gives MHRRERSENLKNNIKYLIKSRGETQLSLCHSSGLTRTTIYNILEGKVVNVQQSTVRKISDFFGVSYEEIETIDFEEKEIIESSISPQGNMNPAAVPVIKESMLLQSLDKRIGELATIYPLTYYFGASFNLIGVLLENEISGMNEPGDLLIVQKGASTSDREKLVYDKITAKLSISHEGNFDTDRVCVIGDVIEERFNGLQC, from the coding sequence ATGCACAGAAGAGAAAGATCGGAGAATCTGAAGAACAACATCAAGTATCTGATAAAGAGTCGCGGGGAAACGCAGTTGTCCCTGTGCCACTCCAGTGGTCTGACCCGAACGACCATCTACAACATCCTTGAAGGCAAGGTGGTCAATGTCCAACAGTCCACTGTGCGCAAGATTTCTGATTTCTTCGGGGTGTCTTACGAAGAAATAGAGACGATTGATTTTGAAGAAAAAGAAATCATCGAAAGCAGTATTTCGCCACAGGGGAATATGAATCCCGCAGCTGTTCCGGTGATTAAAGAAAGTATGCTGCTGCAAAGTCTGGATAAAAGAATTGGTGAGTTGGCCACTATTTACCCGCTGACTTACTATTTTGGCGCGTCCTTTAACCTGATTGGCGTGCTTCTGGAGAATGAAATCAGTGGCATGAATGAACCCGGCGATCTATTGATCGTGCAGAAAGGAGCATCGACCAGCGACAGGGAAAAGCTGGTGTATGACAAAATCACAGCGAAGTTATCTATAAGCCATGAAGGCAACTTTGATACGGATCGTGTATGCGTGATCGGAGATGTAATCGAGGAACGATTTAATGGATTGCAGTGTTGA